The proteins below come from a single Necator americanus strain Aroian chromosome V, whole genome shotgun sequence genomic window:
- a CDS encoding hypothetical protein (NECATOR_CHRV.G20158.T2) gives MCITIDVGVVIPRGNVSYAGSIAYETSAAALEIGREEVLRQQLLDGHDFRFLFASSNCSDVQAVGSAAKLILEQKIFALIGPACNLAAVATAPLSTYFNVPTYVWGLTTSSAINIKKYPSVITMTTTGSHSMERKSWFLLTAKISCETVTNRECSSAVHQEEMHTYMCAI, from the exons ATGTGCATCACTATCGATGTAGGAGTGGTGATACCAAGAGGTAATGTGTCCTATGCTGGAAGTATCGCATATGAgacgagcgcagccgctttgGAAATTGGACGAGAAGAAGTTCTCCGTCAGCAGTTATTAGATGGCCATGATTTCAG ATTTCTATTCGCATCCAGCAATTGTTCCGATGTCCAGGCTGTGGGTTCAGCTGCGAAACTAATTTTAGAGCAAAAGATTTTCGCCTTAATTGGTCCAGCCTGCAATTTAG CTGCCGTCGCTACGGCACCATTATCCACCTATTTTAACGTACCAACGTACGTATGGGGTTTAACGACGTCCAGTGCTATTAACATTAAGAAGTATCCATCAGTGATAACAATGACGACGACTGGATCTCA TTCTATGGAAAGGAAGTCCTGGTTCCTTCTGACTGCGAAAATCTCCTGTGAAACAGTTACAAACAGGGAGTGCAGCAGTGCTGTTCACCAAGAAGAAATGCATACCTACATGTGTGCCATctaa